The following are encoded in a window of Streptomyces griseiscabiei genomic DNA:
- a CDS encoding alpha-N-acetylglucosaminidase translates to MPLARRALLAAFAAGPAVACTPARAIPSDDAPRTDRARRTASMTARRLLPDHWRQITFTEGTERDAFQVSGTTGSITVAGDTPATQLTGLNWYLRHIAYAEINWAGEQTNLLPRELPGLDGTVGRRANVTHRFALNDTNDGYTGAYLDWSYWERELDVLALHGYNEVLVYAGADALYHRVFQEFGYGEEELRAWVPGPAHQPWWLLQNLSAFPSPVSRQLLDARAALGRRIADRARELGMTPVFPGYFGTVPAGFTEKVPGARTVPQGDWMGFARPDWLDPRTDEFARVAAAFYRVQDEMFGPSTLYKMDLLHEGGDPGDVPVADAAKGVERALRRSHPEATWVILGWQHNPPRAIVDAVDKERMLVVDGLSDRFPTVVDREADWGDTPYAFGSIWNFGGHTALGANTPDWAALYEKWRTKDGSRLHGIALMPEAADNNPAAFALFSELAWREGELDLKAWFAQWAHARYGALDPHAEAAWDILRRTAYGTTRADSWSEGADGLFGSRPALNAVRAGRWSPKQLRYSAADFEPALGELLKVRAELRASSAYRRDLLDVARQALSNRGRVMLPLLKAAYDAGDKARFDRLSGDWLALMDLLDELVATDSRHLLGRWVADARAWGASAAERTELAYDNLSLLTVWGTREGADAGLRDYANREWAGLVGGLYRLRWSTYFEELRAALAAGRAPKKIDWFALEDRWARNPGTLATEPTGDTYTVAAQVRDRLTALS, encoded by the coding sequence ATGCCGCTCGCCCGCCGTGCCCTGCTCGCCGCGTTCGCCGCGGGCCCCGCCGTCGCCTGTACGCCGGCCCGCGCGATCCCCTCGGACGACGCGCCCCGCACCGACAGGGCGCGGCGCACGGCCTCGATGACGGCCCGGCGGCTGCTGCCGGACCACTGGCGGCAGATCACGTTCACGGAGGGCACGGAGCGGGACGCCTTCCAGGTCTCGGGGACCACCGGGAGCATCACCGTCGCCGGAGACACCCCGGCGACTCAACTCACCGGGCTGAACTGGTACTTGCGGCACATCGCCTATGCCGAGATCAACTGGGCCGGCGAGCAGACGAACCTCCTGCCCCGCGAGCTGCCCGGCCTCGACGGGACCGTCGGCCGCCGGGCGAACGTCACCCACCGCTTCGCCCTGAACGACACCAACGACGGCTACACGGGCGCGTACCTCGACTGGTCGTACTGGGAGCGCGAGCTGGACGTGCTCGCGCTGCACGGCTACAACGAGGTCCTCGTCTACGCGGGCGCCGACGCGCTGTACCACCGGGTGTTCCAGGAGTTCGGGTACGGCGAGGAGGAACTGCGGGCGTGGGTGCCGGGCCCGGCGCACCAGCCCTGGTGGCTGCTGCAGAACCTGTCCGCCTTCCCCTCGCCCGTCTCCCGGCAGCTGCTGGACGCGCGGGCCGCCCTCGGCCGCCGGATCGCCGACCGGGCGCGGGAGCTGGGGATGACTCCGGTGTTCCCCGGCTACTTCGGGACGGTCCCGGCCGGGTTCACCGAGAAGGTGCCGGGGGCGCGGACCGTGCCGCAGGGCGACTGGATGGGGTTCGCGCGGCCCGACTGGCTGGATCCGCGCACGGACGAGTTCGCGCGGGTGGCGGCGGCCTTCTACCGGGTGCAGGACGAGATGTTCGGCCCGTCCACGCTGTACAAGATGGATCTGCTGCACGAGGGCGGCGACCCGGGCGACGTGCCGGTCGCCGACGCGGCGAAGGGCGTCGAGCGGGCGCTGCGGCGCTCCCACCCGGAAGCCACCTGGGTGATCCTCGGCTGGCAGCACAACCCGCCGCGCGCGATCGTCGACGCCGTCGACAAGGAGCGGATGCTCGTCGTCGACGGCCTCTCCGACCGCTTCCCCACCGTCGTCGACCGCGAGGCCGACTGGGGCGACACGCCCTACGCCTTCGGCTCCATCTGGAACTTCGGCGGCCACACCGCGCTCGGCGCCAACACCCCCGACTGGGCCGCGCTGTACGAGAAGTGGCGCACCAAGGACGGCAGCAGGCTGCACGGGATCGCCCTGATGCCGGAAGCGGCCGACAACAACCCGGCCGCCTTCGCGCTGTTCTCCGAACTTGCCTGGAGAGAAGGCGAGTTGGATCTCAAGGCCTGGTTCGCGCAGTGGGCGCACGCCCGCTACGGGGCCCTCGACCCGCATGCCGAGGCCGCCTGGGACATCCTGCGCCGCACCGCGTACGGCACCACCCGCGCCGACTCCTGGAGCGAGGGCGCCGACGGCCTCTTCGGCTCCCGCCCGGCGCTGAACGCCGTACGGGCCGGCCGCTGGTCGCCGAAGCAACTCCGCTACAGCGCGGCCGACTTCGAGCCCGCCCTCGGTGAACTGCTGAAGGTGCGGGCGGAGTTGCGGGCATCATCGGCGTACCGTCGCGATCTCCTCGATGTGGCCCGTCAGGCGCTCTCCAACCGCGGCCGGGTCATGCTGCCGCTGCTCAAGGCCGCCTACGACGCCGGTGACAAGGCCCGCTTCGACCGGCTGAGCGGTGACTGGCTCGCCCTCATGGATCTGCTGGACGAGCTGGTGGCCACCGACTCCCGGCATCTGCTGGGGCGTTGGGTGGCCGATGCCCGTGCCTGGGGTGCGAGTGCCGCCGAGCGGACGGAGCTGGCGTACGACAATCTGTCGCTGCTGACCGTGTGGGGGACCCGGGAGGGCGCCGACGCGGGGCTGCGCGACTACGCCAACCGGGAGTGGGCGGGGCTGGTCGGCGGGCTCTACCGGCTGCGCTGGTCGACGTACTTCGAGGAGCTGCGGGCCGCGCTGGCGGCGGGCCGGGCACCGAAGAAGATCGACTGGTTCGCCCTGGAGGACCGCTGGGCGCGGAACCCGGGGACGCTCGCCACCGAGCCGACCGGGGACACGTACACGGTCGCCGCACAGGTCCGGGACCGGCTCACAGCGCTCTCCTGA
- a CDS encoding chitosanase has product MSLPPARAASRRLVLTALGASLLAVPALAYQAADAATTPGGTTEGTTGDTADAGLGDPAKKDIAMRLVSSAENSSLDWEAQYGYIEDIGDGRGYTGGVIGFCSGTSDMLALVELYTARVADGNPLAAYLPALRAVDGTDSHDGLDPGFPDAWREAAATAAFRTAQDDERDRVYFDPAVGRAEEDGLGTLGQFVYYDAMVMHGPGTDAVSFGGIRDRALRQAATPAGGGDETAYLHAFLDARVWAMEQEEAHSDVSRVETAQRVFLAAGNLGLEPPLNWQVYGDSYSIG; this is encoded by the coding sequence GTGTCGTTGCCGCCCGCCCGAGCCGCATCCCGCCGACTGGTGCTGACCGCCCTCGGCGCCTCCCTCCTCGCCGTCCCCGCCCTGGCGTACCAGGCGGCGGACGCGGCCACCACGCCCGGGGGCACCACCGAGGGCACCACCGGGGACACGGCGGACGCCGGGCTCGGCGACCCGGCGAAGAAGGACATCGCCATGCGGCTGGTGTCCAGCGCGGAGAACTCCTCGCTGGACTGGGAGGCGCAGTACGGCTACATCGAGGACATCGGCGACGGCCGGGGCTACACGGGCGGCGTCATCGGTTTCTGCTCCGGTACGAGCGACATGCTCGCCCTGGTGGAGCTGTACACCGCGCGGGTCGCGGACGGCAACCCGCTGGCCGCCTACCTGCCCGCGCTGCGCGCGGTGGACGGCACCGACTCCCACGACGGCCTGGACCCGGGATTCCCGGACGCCTGGCGGGAGGCCGCCGCGACCGCCGCCTTCCGCACGGCGCAGGACGACGAGCGGGACCGTGTCTACTTCGACCCGGCGGTGGGCCGGGCCGAGGAGGACGGACTCGGCACGCTCGGGCAGTTCGTCTACTACGACGCCATGGTGATGCACGGCCCCGGCACCGACGCCGTCAGTTTCGGCGGCATCCGCGACCGGGCCCTCCGCCAGGCGGCCACCCCGGCCGGGGGCGGCGACGAGACCGCGTATCTGCACGCCTTCCTCGACGCCCGGGTGTGGGCGATGGAGCAGGAGGAGGCCCACAGCGACGTCAGCCGGGTCGAGACGGCACAGCGGGTCTTCCTGGCGGCGGGCAACCTCGGTCTGGAGCCGCCGCTGAACTGGCAGGTGTACGGCGACAGTTACTCGATCGGCTGA
- a CDS encoding peroxidase family protein encodes MVHRHHRETYYVVNEGRILEFEKGEAVARVPSATEQQMAFRFSRFGEKGVQLDEALLGKLAVAMTTGTGGADPDSGEPGTPVPAGFTYLGQFVDHDLTLDRTQVGLGEPVPVEDLVQGRSPALDLDSLYGMGPHHAGSARFYESDGRLRMGTTLGVGFPPESPSNVDHAGFDLPRAGEAAGGTRADKRAPLIPDARNDENLAVGQLHLAFIRFHNRVIDLLAERGMPEHRLFQAAREIVVKHYQWVLRTDFLPRIVDPDIVERVFTRGRRHFERPGYTRPGDFPTMPIEFSVAAYRLGHSMVRGAYQWNSVFRAGGPGPIASLGLLFRFSGTAGNLSPGPDDLSDLDDPNAGDNLRLPSNWIVDFRRLFDFGEIGRDDLVVPEGEFNVAKRLDTLLVDPLSTLPTGTFDGRGRPAPPVVQRNLAFRNLVRASMVELATGPQLAAQMGFKPLTEDQILRGDGGAVLEGLTDTERARLVEHTPLWFYVLREAEVNEARPGSLTGVGGTLVAEVFHRAMEGSRRSIVKHPGWRPSLPSHKKGRFTMADLLLFAFENDPELLNPLG; translated from the coding sequence ATGGTGCATCGACACCATCGCGAGACCTACTACGTCGTCAACGAGGGCCGCATCCTGGAGTTCGAGAAGGGGGAGGCCGTCGCGCGCGTACCGAGCGCGACCGAGCAGCAGATGGCCTTCCGCTTCTCCCGGTTCGGCGAGAAGGGAGTCCAGCTCGACGAGGCGCTGCTCGGCAAGCTGGCCGTGGCCATGACCACGGGCACGGGCGGCGCCGACCCGGACTCGGGAGAGCCGGGCACGCCGGTCCCGGCGGGCTTCACCTACCTCGGTCAGTTCGTCGACCACGACCTGACCCTGGACCGCACCCAGGTCGGCCTGGGCGAACCCGTCCCGGTCGAGGACCTGGTGCAGGGCCGCAGCCCGGCCCTCGACCTCGACTCGCTCTACGGCATGGGCCCGCACCACGCGGGCAGCGCCCGCTTCTACGAGTCCGACGGCCGTCTGCGCATGGGCACGACCCTGGGGGTGGGCTTCCCGCCCGAGTCGCCGTCCAACGTCGACCACGCGGGCTTCGACCTGCCGAGGGCCGGCGAGGCGGCCGGCGGCACCAGGGCCGACAAGCGCGCCCCGCTCATCCCGGACGCGCGCAACGACGAGAACCTGGCCGTCGGCCAGCTCCACCTGGCGTTCATCCGCTTCCACAACCGTGTGATCGACCTCCTCGCCGAGCGCGGGATGCCCGAGCACCGGCTGTTCCAGGCGGCCCGGGAGATCGTCGTCAAGCACTACCAGTGGGTGCTGCGCACCGACTTCCTGCCGCGCATCGTCGACCCGGACATCGTCGAGCGGGTCTTCACCCGGGGGCGCAGGCACTTCGAGCGGCCCGGATACACCCGGCCCGGCGACTTCCCGACGATGCCCATCGAGTTCTCGGTGGCCGCCTACCGGCTCGGGCACAGCATGGTGCGCGGGGCCTACCAGTGGAACAGCGTGTTCCGCGCGGGCGGACCCGGTCCGATCGCCTCGCTCGGGCTGCTGTTCCGGTTCAGCGGCACGGCGGGCAATCTCTCGCCGGGCCCGGACGACCTCAGCGACCTCGACGACCCGAACGCGGGGGACAACCTGCGGCTGCCGAGCAACTGGATCGTGGACTTCCGGCGGCTGTTCGACTTCGGCGAGATCGGCCGGGACGACCTGGTCGTGCCCGAGGGCGAGTTCAACGTGGCCAAGCGGCTCGACACGCTCCTCGTCGACCCGCTGTCCACGCTGCCCACCGGCACGTTCGACGGCCGTGGCCGCCCGGCCCCGCCGGTCGTCCAGCGCAACCTGGCCTTCCGCAACCTCGTGCGGGCCTCGATGGTGGAGCTGGCCACCGGGCCGCAGCTGGCCGCGCAGATGGGCTTCAAGCCGCTCACGGAGGACCAGATCCTGCGGGGCGACGGCGGCGCCGTCCTGGAGGGCCTCACCGACACCGAGCGCGCGCGGCTCGTGGAGCACACGCCGCTGTGGTTCTACGTGCTGCGCGAGGCCGAGGTGAACGAGGCCCGTCCCGGGAGTCTCACGGGTGTGGGGGGCACGCTCGTCGCGGAGGTGTTCCATCGGGCGATGGAGGGCAGCCGGAGGTCGATCGTGAAGCATCCGGGCTGGCGCCCGAGCCTCCCGTCCCACAAGAAGGGGCGCTTCACCATGGCGGACCTGCTGCTCTTCGCCTTCGAGAACGACCCTGAGCTGCTGAACCCTCTGGGCTGA